A genomic region of Jeotgalibaca ciconiae contains the following coding sequences:
- a CDS encoding ABC transporter permease, with protein MEGMKIIEEAVIVEKKKRNNRQRKITWKKIKEQKGLIFMALPFVIWLLIFAYAPLIGWVVAFQDYLPQNGFFGSEWVGFKHFQVLFSEPLFYTAMKNTLGMGSLGLLFGTLSSIGFALILNEVRFSKFKKLTQTISYLPHFVSWVVVANIVIQTLSTTGVVNEVLQALHLVDKPINFMAQPGYFWGIVTVADVWKETGWNAIIYLAAMTSIDQEMYEAARVDGANRWQQMWNITLPSIRPIIIILLIMSIGNLVNIGFEKQMLLGNNIVANEALVIEKYALDYGIGMFRYSFGTAIGIFKSVVSIVLIFIFNNIAKRTGEGQLM; from the coding sequence ATGGAAGGTATGAAAATCATAGAAGAAGCGGTCATCGTTGAAAAGAAAAAGAGGAATAATCGACAAAGGAAGATTACTTGGAAGAAAATCAAAGAACAAAAAGGACTCATCTTCATGGCGCTTCCTTTTGTGATTTGGCTATTGATATTTGCATATGCTCCATTAATTGGCTGGGTAGTCGCTTTTCAAGATTATTTACCACAAAATGGTTTCTTTGGTTCTGAATGGGTAGGGTTTAAACATTTTCAAGTCTTATTCAGTGAACCGCTATTTTATACAGCAATGAAAAACACATTAGGAATGGGCTCTCTTGGTTTGCTTTTTGGTACTCTATCGTCCATTGGTTTTGCTCTAATATTAAATGAAGTTCGTTTCTCTAAGTTTAAAAAATTAACACAAACAATTTCATACTTACCCCACTTTGTTTCATGGGTAGTAGTAGCGAATATTGTTATTCAAACCTTATCCACAACAGGTGTTGTTAACGAAGTTTTGCAAGCGCTTCACCTCGTTGACAAACCAATTAATTTTATGGCGCAGCCTGGTTACTTCTGGGGAATTGTAACTGTAGCTGATGTGTGGAAAGAAACTGGATGGAATGCGATTATCTATCTTGCAGCAATGACTAGTATTGATCAAGAAATGTATGAGGCAGCCCGCGTGGATGGTGCGAATCGCTGGCAGCAAATGTGGAATATCACACTCCCCTCCATTCGACCGATTATCATTATTTTACTGATCATGAGCATTGGAAATTTAGTGAATATCGGATTTGAAAAGCAAATGCTTTTAGGAAATAACATTGTAGCAAATGAAGCACTCGTTATTGAGAAATATGCATTAGATTATGGAATCGGCATGTTCCGCTATTCATTTGGTACTGCAATTGGTATTTTTAAATCTGTAGTAAGTATTGTATTGATCTTTATTTTTAATAACATTGCTAAAAGAACCGGTGAAGGCCAACTCATGTAG
- a CDS encoding DUF624 domain-containing protein: MKNKNILNSNLYTALRYLYYFLTTNLLFLLVNMLFFVVFFSVPLLVENVLIYSLALIPTGPALAALFFSMGVLVRQKSLVPLKDFFRGYKDNLKVSLVFWVIQLTLSVIVLVDAFYFYTKGSVLVAIIFALVFVLLAIFSMIGFPMLAIFEITVANIYRSAVVIMWRYFRKQLGNLLTIIAFAVIFYAFPSEMFLFFFSLIAFYIMRSNQTMFIDLESQFSQINGSYERGTHDD; encoded by the coding sequence TTGAAAAATAAAAATATCTTAAATAGTAATTTGTATACTGCACTTCGTTACCTTTACTATTTTCTAACAACCAATTTATTATTTCTATTAGTGAATATGTTGTTTTTTGTGGTGTTTTTTTCAGTGCCATTGCTAGTAGAGAATGTCTTGATTTATAGTTTAGCGCTCATCCCGACTGGACCAGCTCTGGCAGCACTCTTTTTTTCCATGGGGGTATTGGTTCGTCAAAAATCTTTAGTACCGCTCAAAGATTTTTTCAGGGGCTATAAGGATAATCTGAAGGTCAGTCTCGTTTTTTGGGTTATTCAGCTGACCTTAAGTGTCATTGTTTTAGTCGATGCCTTTTATTTTTACACTAAGGGAAGTGTGCTAGTTGCGATTATATTTGCCTTAGTATTTGTACTCCTAGCTATCTTTTCGATGATTGGCTTTCCGATGTTGGCAATTTTTGAAATTACGGTAGCCAATATCTATCGATCAGCTGTGGTTATTATGTGGCGTTACTTTAGAAAACAGCTAGGCAATTTGTTGACGATTATTGCCTTTGCGGTTATTTTCTATGCCTTTCCTAGTGAAATGTTTTTATTTTTCTTTTCATTGATTGCCTTTTATATTATGCGATCGAATCAAACGATGTTTATTGATTTAGAATCGCAATTTTCTCAAATTAACGGTTCTTATGAAAGGGGAACTCATGATGATTAA
- a CDS encoding ABC transporter substrate-binding protein — protein sequence MKKKHWLTSLLLSSSLLLAACASDGGSGNTGTDDIGTSDGDTEEVTTLTFFSADLATDDPFTNPVAQEITKRTGIQLEITHPVGGDEQAVPLMIASGDYPDMIFGKGDINKLIDAGAVIPLDDLIEEKGENIKAMYGDQLDRLRNSLDDPQIYHLGTGGVENRYLTTSGTFQIQFDVLKELGYPEIRTLEEYEEAIKSYVETYPEIDGQSTIGLSLLGSDWRWLITVGNPAGFAAGLQDDGQWHVDEETGDTVYKFLLPEFKEYFKWLNHMNDIGLLDPESFTQTYDTYIAKLSSGRVLGTADQDWDVQEAVAVLKQDEKDNRLWAPLPVTLGEEYISQSTRDYGFTGATGISISSTSEKQEEAFEFLDWMASEEAQILVNWGVEGEHYEVVDGLRVQTDEDRKNNQTNPNYGIEAGIGAYIYPFPQWGNGAVDSNGQSISRDTKEDIMVNYTEAEKETLAAYGVDLWVETFPATETLGIPAHGRAYEYVLPSNSDVAIIQQKADDFTTQKITEAILANPANFDSIWDGMITELENMGIKDAEVEMTELTHKRLELWGNN from the coding sequence ATGAAAAAGAAACATTGGCTTACTTCGTTACTTCTTTCAAGTTCATTATTACTGGCTGCATGTGCAAGTGACGGAGGTTCAGGGAATACCGGAACGGATGATATCGGAACGAGTGATGGAGACACCGAAGAAGTAACAACACTAACTTTTTTTAGTGCAGATTTAGCGACGGATGATCCTTTTACGAATCCAGTAGCGCAAGAGATTACCAAGAGAACAGGCATACAATTAGAAATCACCCATCCTGTCGGCGGGGATGAGCAAGCAGTTCCTTTGATGATTGCAAGTGGTGATTACCCGGACATGATTTTCGGTAAGGGGGACATAAATAAATTAATTGATGCGGGTGCTGTCATTCCATTAGATGACTTGATTGAAGAAAAAGGAGAGAACATAAAAGCAATGTACGGCGATCAATTAGATCGCTTGCGTAACAGCTTAGATGATCCACAAATCTACCACTTAGGAACAGGTGGCGTAGAGAATAGATATTTAACCACAAGCGGAACATTCCAAATTCAATTTGATGTATTAAAGGAATTGGGTTATCCGGAAATAAGAACATTGGAAGAATATGAAGAAGCAATCAAGAGCTATGTAGAAACTTATCCAGAGATCGATGGTCAATCAACGATTGGATTGAGTTTATTGGGTAGTGACTGGCGTTGGTTAATCACGGTTGGAAACCCAGCTGGTTTTGCAGCAGGTTTGCAAGATGATGGACAATGGCATGTTGATGAAGAAACGGGCGATACCGTATACAAATTCTTGTTACCGGAATTCAAAGAATACTTTAAATGGTTAAACCACATGAATGATATTGGTCTATTAGACCCTGAATCATTTACACAAACATATGATACGTATATTGCAAAACTTTCTTCTGGTCGTGTATTAGGAACGGCTGACCAAGACTGGGATGTTCAAGAAGCTGTCGCAGTTTTAAAACAAGATGAAAAAGACAACCGTTTGTGGGCACCACTTCCTGTAACTTTAGGAGAAGAATACATTTCTCAAAGTACACGTGACTATGGATTCACAGGAGCAACAGGTATATCGATCAGTTCAACTTCAGAAAAACAAGAGGAAGCATTTGAATTCCTTGACTGGATGGCTTCTGAAGAAGCACAGATTCTTGTGAACTGGGGAGTCGAAGGAGAGCATTACGAAGTTGTAGATGGTTTGCGTGTGCAAACAGATGAAGATCGTAAAAACAATCAAACAAATCCTAATTATGGTATTGAAGCAGGTATCGGCGCTTATATTTATCCATTCCCACAATGGGGTAACGGTGCTGTAGACTCTAACGGACAATCAATTAGCCGCGATACAAAAGAAGACATCATGGTTAATTATACAGAAGCAGAAAAAGAAACATTAGCAGCATATGGAGTAGATTTGTGGGTAGAGACCTTCCCTGCAACAGAAACATTAGGAATTCCGGCTCATGGTCGTGCGTATGAATATGTTCTTCCGTCTAACAGTGATGTTGCGATTATTCAACAAAAAGCAGATGACTTTACTACACAAAAAATCACAGAGGCAATCTTAGCAAATCCAGCGAACTTTGATTCTATCTGGGATGGCATGATTACAGAGCTAGAAAACATGGGAATTAAAGATGCCGAAGTGGAAATGACTGAATTAACACATAAGCGCTTAGAGTTGTGGGGAAATAATTAA
- a CDS encoding carbohydrate ABC transporter permease, translating into MAALIKSKTKKKKSLVTRAGKTDFILAIIMLVVIVLTLYPFLNVLAVSLNDATDTARGGLHIFPREFTLKNYQEIFSSNNRLLIAFRNSVLRTLIGTLTATFSCAVLAYVLSRKNFVFRKQINIMLTMTMYVSGGLIPSYLLIRELGLINNFAVYIVPALISAFNVIVIRSFIEGLPDALEESAKIDGASEFTIFLKIIMPLCMPVLATVALFVAVGQWNSWFDTYLYARSNNNLTTLQYELMKIMDNANSLTAADVSGMNQNPNLTARTTPESIKMAITIIATVPILIVYPFLQKYFVSGLTLGAVKS; encoded by the coding sequence ATGGCTGCTTTAATAAAATCAAAAACGAAAAAAAAGAAAAGTCTTGTTACTCGAGCAGGAAAAACAGATTTCATTTTAGCGATTATAATGCTAGTCGTTATCGTATTAACGCTTTATCCTTTCTTGAATGTTCTAGCAGTTTCGCTAAATGATGCAACAGATACAGCTCGCGGTGGATTACATATTTTCCCAAGAGAATTTACCTTAAAAAATTATCAAGAGATTTTTTCATCCAATAATCGTCTTTTAATTGCTTTTCGAAATTCTGTTTTACGGACGTTGATTGGGACATTGACTGCTACCTTTTCTTGTGCAGTTTTAGCTTATGTTTTAAGTAGAAAGAATTTTGTTTTCAGAAAGCAGATTAATATAATGTTAACAATGACCATGTATGTGAGTGGGGGACTTATCCCATCCTATTTGTTAATACGTGAATTGGGATTAATAAATAATTTCGCAGTATATATTGTTCCTGCTTTAATCAGTGCATTCAATGTGATTGTGATTCGTTCCTTTATAGAGGGGCTTCCAGATGCCTTAGAAGAATCTGCTAAAATTGATGGGGCGAGTGAATTCACGATTTTTCTGAAAATCATTATGCCGCTTTGTATGCCGGTACTTGCTACTGTTGCGCTTTTTGTGGCAGTTGGTCAATGGAACAGTTGGTTTGACACTTATTTATATGCTAGAAGTAATAATAATCTAACAACGCTGCAATATGAGTTAATGAAAATAATGGATAACGCAAATTCTCTGACTGCTGCAGATGTGAGTGGTATGAATCAGAATCCAAATCTGACAGCACGAACAACGCCAGAGTCAATCAAGATGGCGATTACGATTATTGCGACAGTGCCGATATTAATTGTCTATCCATTTTTACAAAAATACTTTGTTTCGGGCTTAACATTAGGGGCAGTGAAAAGTTAA
- the yicI gene encoding alpha-xylosidase produces MKYSNGGWLVKDGYEVNYPAHIYTTKSTEDTLILYAPFRYTGHKGMSLDGGMMTIELTAPRSGIVGVKVYHYKGMRHLGPDFELQKDYVQPEIIESEEAYRFRNGDLAVEAAKGEQFHLKFYYKGELLTESRSRGQAYVINDQKEPFISEQLGLGVGELIYGLGERFSPFVKNGQTVDIWNEDGGTGTEQAYKNIPFYLSNRGYGIFVDSPDKVSFEVASEKVSKVQFSVPGEIMQYYIIAGDNLKEVVENYTDFTGKPALPPAWSYGLWLSTSFLTDYDEETVNQFVDGMSERDIPLEVFHFDCLWMEEFEWCNFTWDKRMFPEPEKMLARLKEKGLKICVWINPYVGQKSPLFDIGMEEGYFIKRANGDVWQWDKWQAGLAIVDFTNPEAVQWYRSELERLLDMGVDSFKTDFGERIPTDCVYHDGSDPHRMHNYYAQIYNEVVFDLLKEKKGEDQAVLFARSATVGGQKFPVHWGGDCTSDYPSMAESLRAGLSFGMSGFGYWSHDIGGFETGCTPDIYKRWTQFGLLSSHSRYHGSWEYKVPWLYGEEAVDVSRKFTKLKLRLMPYFMKESVYTHQTGVPMMRSMVLEFPEDLSTHTLDRQYMLGNDLLVAPIFNEEGTADFYVPKGRWTNYLTNEVLEGEQWYHQQYDYLHLPLLARPNSLIVEGFRDDQAEYDYTKDVTIHLFELEAGKTVATSIYDLSGREAANIKASRQGEKITLESKGLATYSVVLRNISNVSVDSGNAENHEWGTKVLLSEEKVVISLTI; encoded by the coding sequence ATGAAGTATTCAAATGGCGGCTGGCTTGTGAAAGACGGATACGAAGTAAACTATCCAGCTCATATTTACACAACAAAATCAACCGAAGACACGTTAATTTTATATGCACCATTCCGTTACACAGGGCACAAGGGGATGTCATTAGACGGTGGAATGATGACCATTGAATTAACGGCACCACGTTCAGGAATTGTCGGCGTGAAAGTATACCATTATAAAGGAATGCGCCATCTTGGTCCAGATTTTGAATTACAGAAAGATTATGTACAGCCTGAAATTATAGAAAGCGAAGAGGCATATCGATTCCGTAATGGCGATCTAGCAGTTGAAGCAGCAAAAGGTGAGCAATTTCATTTGAAATTTTATTATAAAGGAGAATTGTTAACAGAAAGTAGATCACGCGGCCAGGCTTATGTTATCAATGATCAAAAAGAACCCTTCATCAGTGAACAGCTCGGCTTGGGAGTCGGCGAATTAATATATGGATTGGGTGAACGGTTTTCTCCGTTTGTAAAAAATGGACAAACCGTCGATATTTGGAACGAAGATGGTGGGACAGGAACAGAGCAAGCGTATAAAAACATTCCGTTTTATCTAAGTAATCGTGGATATGGAATATTTGTTGATTCACCCGATAAAGTGAGTTTTGAAGTAGCCAGCGAAAAAGTTTCGAAAGTACAATTCAGTGTTCCAGGCGAGATTATGCAATACTACATCATTGCAGGAGACAATCTGAAAGAAGTCGTAGAAAACTATACAGATTTTACTGGTAAACCTGCCTTACCGCCAGCTTGGTCGTACGGACTATGGTTGAGTACATCCTTCTTAACCGACTATGACGAAGAAACGGTGAATCAATTCGTTGATGGTATGAGTGAACGAGACATCCCGTTAGAAGTGTTCCATTTTGACTGTCTATGGATGGAAGAATTCGAATGGTGCAATTTCACTTGGGACAAAAGAATGTTCCCGGAGCCAGAAAAAATGTTGGCACGATTGAAAGAAAAAGGCTTAAAGATTTGTGTATGGATCAATCCATATGTCGGCCAAAAGTCGCCGTTATTTGATATTGGTATGGAAGAAGGTTACTTTATCAAACGCGCTAATGGAGATGTATGGCAATGGGATAAATGGCAAGCGGGACTTGCGATTGTTGATTTTACGAATCCCGAGGCTGTTCAGTGGTACCGAAGTGAGCTAGAAAGATTATTAGATATGGGCGTAGATTCTTTTAAGACCGACTTCGGTGAGCGTATTCCGACTGATTGTGTTTATCATGATGGTTCCGACCCACATCGCATGCATAATTATTATGCGCAAATTTACAATGAAGTTGTCTTTGATTTATTGAAAGAGAAAAAAGGGGAAGATCAAGCGGTACTGTTTGCAAGATCGGCAACTGTCGGCGGCCAAAAATTCCCTGTGCATTGGGGAGGAGATTGTACCTCTGATTATCCATCAATGGCAGAGTCTTTAAGAGCTGGATTGTCATTTGGGATGAGCGGTTTTGGTTATTGGAGTCATGATATCGGCGGATTTGAAACGGGTTGTACACCGGATATTTATAAACGCTGGACGCAATTTGGCTTACTTTCTTCCCATAGTCGTTATCATGGAAGCTGGGAATACAAAGTTCCTTGGTTATATGGCGAAGAGGCAGTGGATGTTTCACGCAAATTTACGAAACTAAAATTACGCTTAATGCCATATTTTATGAAAGAATCTGTTTACACTCATCAAACAGGCGTGCCCATGATGCGTTCAATGGTATTAGAATTCCCAGAAGACTTAAGTACTCATACCTTGGATAGACAGTATATGTTAGGGAATGATTTATTGGTAGCGCCAATTTTTAACGAAGAAGGCACGGCTGATTTCTATGTTCCAAAAGGACGTTGGACAAACTATTTGACCAACGAAGTGTTAGAAGGAGAGCAATGGTACCATCAACAATACGACTACTTACATTTACCGTTATTAGCTCGTCCGAACAGTCTGATCGTGGAAGGATTCCGTGATGATCAAGCAGAGTACGATTATACAAAAGATGTAACTATTCATTTATTTGAATTGGAAGCTGGAAAAACAGTCGCAACATCGATTTACGACCTATCAGGAAGAGAAGCTGCAAATATAAAAGCAAGTCGTCAGGGAGAAAAAATAACCCTTGAAAGCAAAGGATTAGCAACTTATTCTGTCGTGCTTAGAAACATCTCAAATGTTTCTGTGGATTCAGGAAATGCAGAAAATCATGAATGGGGCACGAAAGTTTTGCTATCAGAAGAAAAAGTAGTAATTTCATTAACGATCTGA
- a CDS encoding ROK family protein, with translation MAFICFDVGGTAIKQGIFSVEGELLEKDEFPTPHNDKESFYQSILNVIEEYERTYEIQGIGLSMPGFIDPNEGKAITAGALYTLYEEKIVEVLQQNISYPIAIENDANCAALAEQATGHAQETANFLLITIGTGIGGAIVLNNELFRGNTFRAGEFGLMHIDVANHPFMTAHELASTSALVRNYKEYKGLTPETVVDARVIMQEKEIDSGVQELFEQWITYLAALIFNSSTFFNPEKILLGGGISADETLTPTLIKQLEKDNSWQEMKTIIQNCKYYNEAGLRGACVLISEKVKRNHEA, from the coding sequence ATGGCATTCATTTGTTTTGATGTTGGCGGAACAGCTATTAAACAGGGTATTTTTTCAGTAGAAGGAGAGTTGCTGGAAAAGGACGAGTTTCCAACGCCGCATAATGATAAAGAGTCTTTTTATCAATCCATCCTAAATGTGATAGAGGAATACGAACGCACTTATGAAATACAGGGAATTGGGCTGAGTATGCCAGGGTTCATTGATCCAAATGAAGGAAAAGCGATAACGGCTGGAGCGCTTTATACATTGTACGAAGAAAAAATTGTTGAAGTGCTGCAACAAAATATATCTTATCCAATCGCAATAGAAAATGATGCGAACTGTGCAGCTTTGGCTGAACAGGCAACAGGACACGCCCAGGAAACAGCCAACTTTTTACTCATTACGATTGGAACAGGAATCGGCGGAGCGATTGTCTTAAACAATGAGTTATTCCGTGGAAATACTTTTCGTGCAGGAGAGTTCGGTTTGATGCACATTGACGTAGCAAATCACCCATTTATGACTGCCCACGAATTAGCGTCTACAAGTGCCCTTGTTCGTAACTATAAGGAATACAAAGGACTCACACCAGAAACAGTTGTGGATGCACGAGTCATTATGCAAGAAAAAGAAATCGATAGCGGTGTACAGGAATTATTTGAACAATGGATTACCTATTTAGCTGCTCTTATTTTTAATTCGTCGACTTTTTTTAATCCGGAGAAAATTTTATTAGGTGGAGGAATTAGCGCAGATGAAACATTGACACCTACCTTAATAAAACAGCTGGAGAAGGATAATAGTTGGCAAGAGATGAAAACAATCATTCAAAATTGTAAATATTATAACGAAGCTGGATTGCGAGGAGCTTGTGTTTTGATTTCAGAAAAAGTAAAGCGCAATCACGAAGCTTGA
- a CDS encoding glycoside hydrolase family 1 protein translates to MLHTKLDSFPNEFLWGAASAAYQVEGGYDADGKGPSIWDGFTKIPGKTYLGTNGDVAVDHYNRYKEDVSLMAEMGLKAYRFSVAWSRIIPDGEGEVNEKGLQFYDNLVEELITHNVEPVLTLYHWDLPQTLQDKYGGWESRETIPAFKKYCRALFERFGKKVKYWVTFNEQNVFTAMGYRWQSHPPNVSDLKRMYQANHVINLANAEAINLFHELVPQGQIGPSFGYGPSYPLNARPENVLAAENNDAFNNQWWLDVYCKGEYPVFVMKQLEKLGIAPEVTEEDQKLLLSAKPNFMGINYYHGGTVRENRLENTVETDVETKEFSATDPYLMQPKNEQAQSPEVPMFESVSNPYLETTEWGWEIDPVGFRLALRRVYAQYGLPIFVTENGLGAIDVLEEDGTIQDNVRIEYLEKHLLEMKKAISDGVEMIGYCAWSFTDLLSWLNGYKKRYGFVYVNRDEHGEKDLKRLKKESFYWYQHVIQQNGENIQM, encoded by the coding sequence ATGTTACACACAAAATTAGATTCCTTTCCAAATGAGTTTCTATGGGGAGCAGCATCGGCGGCTTATCAAGTAGAAGGCGGTTATGATGCAGATGGAAAAGGACCTTCTATCTGGGATGGCTTCACCAAAATTCCTGGAAAAACTTATCTCGGAACGAACGGCGATGTGGCCGTTGATCACTACAATCGCTATAAAGAAGATGTGTCCCTGATGGCAGAAATGGGCTTGAAAGCTTACCGATTCTCGGTAGCTTGGTCCCGCATTATTCCGGATGGAGAAGGAGAAGTGAATGAGAAGGGGCTGCAGTTTTATGATAATTTGGTTGAGGAATTAATCACTCATAATGTGGAGCCGGTTCTGACACTGTATCACTGGGATCTGCCACAAACATTGCAAGACAAATATGGCGGTTGGGAATCTCGTGAAACCATCCCAGCATTTAAGAAATATTGCCGTGCCTTGTTTGAGCGGTTCGGTAAAAAAGTAAAATATTGGGTAACCTTTAACGAGCAAAATGTTTTTACAGCCATGGGCTACCGCTGGCAGAGTCATCCGCCGAATGTATCGGACTTGAAGCGGATGTACCAAGCCAACCATGTCATTAATTTGGCTAATGCAGAAGCAATCAATCTCTTCCACGAATTGGTTCCCCAAGGGCAGATTGGACCAAGTTTTGGATATGGTCCCAGCTATCCGCTGAATGCACGTCCTGAGAATGTTTTGGCGGCTGAAAATAATGATGCCTTCAATAATCAGTGGTGGTTGGATGTCTATTGTAAGGGAGAATATCCTGTTTTTGTCATGAAGCAGCTAGAAAAGTTAGGAATCGCACCCGAAGTAACAGAGGAAGACCAAAAATTATTGCTGTCAGCAAAACCGAATTTTATGGGAATCAATTATTACCATGGGGGAACTGTTCGTGAAAATCGTCTGGAAAATACAGTAGAAACGGATGTAGAAACAAAAGAATTTTCCGCGACAGATCCGTACTTAATGCAGCCAAAAAACGAGCAGGCGCAATCACCGGAAGTACCGATGTTTGAATCAGTGTCGAATCCGTATTTGGAAACAACCGAGTGGGGATGGGAAATCGATCCGGTCGGATTCCGACTAGCACTGCGTCGTGTTTATGCTCAATACGGTTTACCAATTTTCGTAACGGAAAACGGACTGGGTGCCATTGATGTTCTGGAAGAAGACGGGACGATTCAGGACAATGTCCGCATTGAATATTTGGAAAAACACCTGCTCGAAATGAAAAAAGCCATCTCGGATGGGGTGGAGATGATCGGCTACTGTGCGTGGTCCTTTACCGATTTACTCAGCTGGTTGAATGGTTACAAGAAACGTTACGGCTTTGTATACGTGAACCGAGACGAACACGGTGAAAAAGATTTGAAACGACTGAAGAAGGAAAGTTTTTATTGGTACCAACATGTTATCCAACAAAATGGCGAAAATATTCAAATGTAG